The Mobula birostris isolate sMobBir1 chromosome 14, sMobBir1.hap1, whole genome shotgun sequence genome includes a region encoding these proteins:
- the LOC140209689 gene encoding D-glucuronyl C5-epimerase-like isoform X1, producing the protein MYDVNMRCLAARVNYKTLIIICALFTLVTVLLWNKCSSDKAIQFPRHFGHLENLVGKGALEKREIDSDDDNYLASLLRGGKSPVKQPSADVSHQEQQRAPPVANILNNNANKLLGIKYEEMDCLINDDYTIKGRKEGNEVYLPFSWIEKYFEVYGKIAQYDGYDRFEFSHSYSKVYTPRGTYRPDGVFMSFEGYNVEVRDRVKCISGVEGVPLSTQWGPQGYFYPIQIAQYGLSHYSKNLTEKPPHTEVYEATDKRDKSTRQNDWMVPKGCTVSTVFDKARSSNVNQFSASESSEGVSLMLGNTKDFIISFDIKFLTNGSVSVVLETTEKNQLFTIHYVTSTQLIAFKDKDIYYGIGPRTSWSTITRDLVTDLKKGVGLSNTKAVKQTKIMPKKVIKLVAKGKGFIDSITIATTAHMPAFFAASDWLVRNQDEQGGWPIMVTRKLGEGFKSLEPGWYSAMAQGQAMSTLVRAYLLTKEQVYLNSALRAVMPFTLKSEDHGVKAVFMNKYDWYEEYPTSPNSFVLNGFIYSLLGLYDLKETAGEKLGQEAKKLYDRGMESLKAMLPLFDTGSGTIYDLRHFMLGTAPNLARWDYHTTHINQLQLLSTVDDAPIFKEFVKRWKSYLKGGRAKHN; encoded by the exons GTATGATGTGAATATGCGTTGCTTGGCAGCTCGAGTTAACTACAAGACCTTGATTATCATCTGTGCTCTGTTTACGCTGGTCACTGTTCTTCTGTGGAACAAATGCTCGAGTGATAAAGCAATCCAGTTTCCGAGACACTTCGGCCACTTGGAGAACTTGGTTGGCAAAGGAGCTTTGGAGAAAAGAGAAATAGACTCTGATGATGACAACTATCTGGCTAGCCTTTTAAGAGGAGGGAAGTCTCCAGTAAAGCAGCCGTCTGCAGATGTGTCCCACCAGGAGCAGCAGAGAgcacctcctgtagctaataTTCTAAACAACAATGCCAATAAACTATTGGGTATTAAATATGAAGAGATGGATTGCTTAATAAATGATGACTACACAATAAAAGGCAGGAAAGAAGGCAATGAAGTTTATCTTCCCTTCAGCTGGATTGAGAAATATTTTGAAGTTTATGGAAAGATTGCCCAGTATGATGGTTATGATCGGTTTGAGTTTTCCCACAGTTATTCAAAAGTGTACACTCCAAGGGGTACTTATCGGCCAGATGGGGTATTCATGTCATTTGAAGGCTACAATGTGGAAGTCCGAGACCGTGTGAAGTGCATCAGTGGTGTTGAAG GTGTTCCTTTGTCCACTCAGTGGGGACCACAAGGATATTTCTATCCTATTCAGATAGCACAATATGGGCTAAGTCACTACAGTAAAAACCTCACTGAGAAGCCTCCACATACAGAAGTCTATGAAGCCACAGACAAAAGGGATAAAAGCACAAGGCAAAATGACTGGATGGTGCCAAAAGGTTGTACTGTTTCTACAGTGTTTGACAAAGCAAGATCCAGCAATGTAAATCAGTTCTCTGCTTCAG aATCTTCAGAAGGAGTTTCTCTGATGCTTGGGAATACAAAAGATTTCATTATTTCATTTGACATTAAATTCTTAACAAATGGGAGTGTTTCAGTGGTACTGGAGACAACTGAAAAGAACCAACTGTTTACAATTCACTATGTCACAAGTACACAACTTATAGCCTTCAAAGACAAAGACATTTACTACGGCATAGGTCCACGGACAAGCTGGAGTACCATTACTAGAGATCTGGTAACTGACCTGAAGAAAGGGGTTGGCTTGTCCAATACCAAGGCTGTAAAGCAGACTAAAATAATGCCCAAGAAAGTCATCAAGCTGGTTGCCAAGGGAAAAGGCTTCATTGATAGCATCACAATAGCAACTACGGCACACATGCCAGCCTTctttgctgccagtgactggcTGGTAAGAAATCAGGATGAGCAAGGTGGCTGGCCAATTATGGTGACACGCAAGCTAGGTGAGGGTTTTAAGTCTTTGGAGCCTGGCTGGTATTCTGCCATGGCGCAAGGTCAAGCCATGTCTACGCTGGTAAGGGCCTATTTGCTTACAAAGGAACAGGTGTATCTCAATTCAGCCTTACGGGCAGTCATGCCGTTTACTCTCAAATCAGAGGATCACGGGGTTAAAGCTGTGTTTATGAATAAATACGATTGGTATGAAGAATACCCAACTTCTCCCAACTCTTTTGTTCTGAATGGCTTCATATACTCTCTACTAGGTCTGTATgatctgaaagaaactgcaggtGAGAAACTAGGACAAGAAGCTAAGAAACTCTATGATCGAGGCATGGAATCGTTGAAAGCCATGCTTCCGTTGTTTGACACTGGCTCAGGTACAATCTATGATCTCCGCCATTTTATGCTTGGTACAGCTCCAAACTTGGCGCGCTGGGACTATCATACCACCCACATCAACCAGCTGCAACTGCTGAGCACAGTCGACGATGCACCTATCTTTAAGGAATTTGTTAAAAGATGGAAGTCCTATTTAAAAGGAGGGAGGGCTAAGCACAACTAG
- the LOC140209689 gene encoding D-glucuronyl C5-epimerase-like isoform X2: MRCLAARVNYKTLIIICALFTLVTVLLWNKCSSDKAIQFPRHFGHLENLVGKGALEKREIDSDDDNYLASLLRGGKSPVKQPSADVSHQEQQRAPPVANILNNNANKLLGIKYEEMDCLINDDYTIKGRKEGNEVYLPFSWIEKYFEVYGKIAQYDGYDRFEFSHSYSKVYTPRGTYRPDGVFMSFEGYNVEVRDRVKCISGVEGVPLSTQWGPQGYFYPIQIAQYGLSHYSKNLTEKPPHTEVYEATDKRDKSTRQNDWMVPKGCTVSTVFDKARSSNVNQFSASESSEGVSLMLGNTKDFIISFDIKFLTNGSVSVVLETTEKNQLFTIHYVTSTQLIAFKDKDIYYGIGPRTSWSTITRDLVTDLKKGVGLSNTKAVKQTKIMPKKVIKLVAKGKGFIDSITIATTAHMPAFFAASDWLVRNQDEQGGWPIMVTRKLGEGFKSLEPGWYSAMAQGQAMSTLVRAYLLTKEQVYLNSALRAVMPFTLKSEDHGVKAVFMNKYDWYEEYPTSPNSFVLNGFIYSLLGLYDLKETAGEKLGQEAKKLYDRGMESLKAMLPLFDTGSGTIYDLRHFMLGTAPNLARWDYHTTHINQLQLLSTVDDAPIFKEFVKRWKSYLKGGRAKHN, encoded by the exons ATGCGTTGCTTGGCAGCTCGAGTTAACTACAAGACCTTGATTATCATCTGTGCTCTGTTTACGCTGGTCACTGTTCTTCTGTGGAACAAATGCTCGAGTGATAAAGCAATCCAGTTTCCGAGACACTTCGGCCACTTGGAGAACTTGGTTGGCAAAGGAGCTTTGGAGAAAAGAGAAATAGACTCTGATGATGACAACTATCTGGCTAGCCTTTTAAGAGGAGGGAAGTCTCCAGTAAAGCAGCCGTCTGCAGATGTGTCCCACCAGGAGCAGCAGAGAgcacctcctgtagctaataTTCTAAACAACAATGCCAATAAACTATTGGGTATTAAATATGAAGAGATGGATTGCTTAATAAATGATGACTACACAATAAAAGGCAGGAAAGAAGGCAATGAAGTTTATCTTCCCTTCAGCTGGATTGAGAAATATTTTGAAGTTTATGGAAAGATTGCCCAGTATGATGGTTATGATCGGTTTGAGTTTTCCCACAGTTATTCAAAAGTGTACACTCCAAGGGGTACTTATCGGCCAGATGGGGTATTCATGTCATTTGAAGGCTACAATGTGGAAGTCCGAGACCGTGTGAAGTGCATCAGTGGTGTTGAAG GTGTTCCTTTGTCCACTCAGTGGGGACCACAAGGATATTTCTATCCTATTCAGATAGCACAATATGGGCTAAGTCACTACAGTAAAAACCTCACTGAGAAGCCTCCACATACAGAAGTCTATGAAGCCACAGACAAAAGGGATAAAAGCACAAGGCAAAATGACTGGATGGTGCCAAAAGGTTGTACTGTTTCTACAGTGTTTGACAAAGCAAGATCCAGCAATGTAAATCAGTTCTCTGCTTCAG aATCTTCAGAAGGAGTTTCTCTGATGCTTGGGAATACAAAAGATTTCATTATTTCATTTGACATTAAATTCTTAACAAATGGGAGTGTTTCAGTGGTACTGGAGACAACTGAAAAGAACCAACTGTTTACAATTCACTATGTCACAAGTACACAACTTATAGCCTTCAAAGACAAAGACATTTACTACGGCATAGGTCCACGGACAAGCTGGAGTACCATTACTAGAGATCTGGTAACTGACCTGAAGAAAGGGGTTGGCTTGTCCAATACCAAGGCTGTAAAGCAGACTAAAATAATGCCCAAGAAAGTCATCAAGCTGGTTGCCAAGGGAAAAGGCTTCATTGATAGCATCACAATAGCAACTACGGCACACATGCCAGCCTTctttgctgccagtgactggcTGGTAAGAAATCAGGATGAGCAAGGTGGCTGGCCAATTATGGTGACACGCAAGCTAGGTGAGGGTTTTAAGTCTTTGGAGCCTGGCTGGTATTCTGCCATGGCGCAAGGTCAAGCCATGTCTACGCTGGTAAGGGCCTATTTGCTTACAAAGGAACAGGTGTATCTCAATTCAGCCTTACGGGCAGTCATGCCGTTTACTCTCAAATCAGAGGATCACGGGGTTAAAGCTGTGTTTATGAATAAATACGATTGGTATGAAGAATACCCAACTTCTCCCAACTCTTTTGTTCTGAATGGCTTCATATACTCTCTACTAGGTCTGTATgatctgaaagaaactgcaggtGAGAAACTAGGACAAGAAGCTAAGAAACTCTATGATCGAGGCATGGAATCGTTGAAAGCCATGCTTCCGTTGTTTGACACTGGCTCAGGTACAATCTATGATCTCCGCCATTTTATGCTTGGTACAGCTCCAAACTTGGCGCGCTGGGACTATCATACCACCCACATCAACCAGCTGCAACTGCTGAGCACAGTCGACGATGCACCTATCTTTAAGGAATTTGTTAAAAGATGGAAGTCCTATTTAAAAGGAGGGAGGGCTAAGCACAACTAG